Proteins from a single region of Hermetia illucens chromosome 3, iHerIll2.2.curated.20191125, whole genome shotgun sequence:
- the LOC119651086 gene encoding peptidyl-prolyl cis-trans isomerase G isoform X1 gives MTISPSATAAAAEEPPPRIRCFFDVSLGGLNAGRIVFELYPDVAPKTVENFRCLCTGEKGIGATTEKPLHYKNVIFHRVVKDFMIQGGDFSAGNGTGGESIYGGTFEDESFVLKHEKPFLLSMANRGKNTNGSQFFITTQPAPHLDNVHVVFGSVVSGHDLVRQLEQLPVDRNSRPLQDAVITNCGELIRQVKAKKEKKKKRAASEDASSDDEETERKRKKEKKKKKDKKKSKEDSPHRHEKEEKPTENEEDLEDGELHPIVSVTKIDPNEIPEVSNKFLMRTDKEEAKVDDKDIKKKDRRRDRDRDREGSRDRGRRESNRGFGWSKRRVPISRSGRNMKGRGLFRYRTPSRSRSRSFTPPHWRQAQKRTIKLSDLEKIEDEKRLREEEIKRREIERKKRHEELARDSKKSFFELSQENSYSTKDIKSQSDEKRSVSVEKMDSSRDEAEPNSPCNTSKKLNESVDMNALDYEDQAGSENEEKDANPTERKHLESVTIDPDNNLPEKEKSVERQRKKSRTDEPEKPKSDRKDETRRRSHSRDRSVDNRARRSRSRDRRDRYMYRRPAMRSPRRRNFGNRGNYRFGDRRRFRSRSFERSRIRRSPERRRSRDRDRERRRRSRSRSSRDRDRKRRSTRSRTPSRKRKHDDSPSKQRSRTRSRSRSKSKASDQKPQDRPAETEVQSSPTKQTPESEKERIAREKMMKRAEALQLLKDHMRKEIAKEEEKRAEKKRLEEKEKEEAAKELEKLEKLKRETLQKLEENEKQPSRSRAASPASDSGQSAHGDDSGKSSRKRKRSDRQKKSKKRSRSSSRSSSSRSAAD, from the exons ATGACAATAAGTCCATCAGCGACGGCGGCCGCGGCCGAGGAACCACCGCCACGAATTCGTTGCTTTTTCGATGTCAGTCTGGGCGGCTTGAATGCCGGTCGAATAGTTTTCGAGCTCTATCCGGACGTAGCACCAAAGACCGTCGAGAATTTCCGATGTTTGTGCACAGGCGAGAAGGGAATCGGCGCGACCACGGAGAAACCCTTGCATTACAAAAATGTGATTTTCCATCGCGTCGTGAAGGATTTCATGATACAGGGAGGCGACTTTTCCGCAGGCAATGGTACCGGGGGTGAATCGATTTATGGCGGAACGTTTGAAG ATGAAAGCTTCGTACTCAAACATGAGAAACCGTTCCTGCTGTCGATGGCGAACCGCGGGAAGAACACCAACGGCTCCCAGTTTTTTAT TACTACACAACCTGCACCTCACCTTGACAA TGTTCATGTTGTTTTCGGGAGTGTCGTATCTGGTCATGATTTAGTACGACAGCTGGAACAATTGCCAGTCGATCGTAACTCGCGTCCTTTGCAAGATGCTGTTATCACCAATTGCGGGGAACTTATCAGACAGGTGAAAG caaaaaaagaaaagaaaaagaaacgtGCGGCATCCGAGGACGCGAGTTCTGATGATGAGGAGACGGAAAGGAAGCgcaagaaggaaaagaagaagaaaaaggataagAAAAAGTCCAAGGAAGA CTCACCACACAGGCATGAGAAAGAAGAGAAACCTACTGAAAACGAAGAGGATTTGGAGGACGGTGAGTTACACCCGATTGTATCGGTTACGAAAATCGATCCAAATGAGATTCCAGAG gtttccaacaaatttctcaTGCGAACTGATAAGGAGGAGGCTAAAGTTGATGACAAAGACATCAAGAAAAAAGATAGACGTCGTGACCGCGATCGAGACAGGGAAGGATCCCGAGATCGCGGCAGGCGTGAATCCAACCGTGGCTTTGGGTGGTCTAAAAGGCGTGTCCCTATTTCGCGAAGCGGCCGAAATATGAAGGGCCGTGGTTTATTC CGCTATCGGACACCATCGCGAAGTCGATCTCGCAGCTTTACACCGCCCCACTGGCGGCAAGCTCAGAAAAGAACAATCAAGCTCTCAGACCTAGAAAAGATCGAGGACGAAAAGCGTTTGCGTGAAGAGGAAATAAAGCGGCGTGAAATAGAGCGAAAGAAACGCCACGAAGAACTAGCGCGCGACTCGAAAAAGTCATTCTTTGAACTCTCCCAGGAAAATAGTTACTCAACGAAAGACATAAAGTCACAGTCGGACGAAAAACGAAGTGTGTCCGTGGAAAAAATGGACAGTTCTCGTGATGAGGCTGAGCCAAACTCTCCTTGTAATACttcaaagaagttgaacgaatcTGTAGATATGAATGCATTAGACTATGAGGACCAAGCAGGAAGTGAGAATGAGGAAAAAGATGCAAATCCGACTGAAAGAAAACACTTAGAATCTGTAACGATTGACCCGGACAATAATTTGCCTGAGAAGGAGAAATCGGTGGAAAGACAAAGGAAGAAGTCGCGAACTGATGAACCGGAAAAGCCCAAGTCGGACCGAAAGGACGAAACTCGACGTCGTTCGCATTCTCGGGACCGTTCAGTCGACAATCGAGCCCGGCGCTCTCGATCTAGAGATCGTCGCGATCGTTATATGTACCGTCGTCCGGCCATGCGATCACCTCGTCGTCGAAACTTTGGCAATCGCGGTAATTATCGTTTCGGAGATCGCCGTCGGTTCCGATCTCGTTCATTTGAACGTTCTCGAATACGTCGCTCGCCAGAACGACGTCGTTCACGTGATCGCGACCGTGAGCGTCGTCGTCGAAGTCGCTCTCGCTCATCTCGTGATCGTGATCGTAAACGCAGATCAACTCGATCTCGTACTCCCTCACGAAAACGCAAACATGACGATTCGCCATCCAAACAGCGATCCCGCACTCGATCTCGTTCGCGTTCAAAATCAAAGGCGTCGGATCAAAAGCCTCAGGATCGTCCTGCTGAAACGGAAGTCCAATCATCGCCTACAAAACAGACCCCGGAAAGCGAAAAGGAACGAATTGCTCGAGAGAAGATGATGAAGCGAGCGGAAGCGCTACAATTACTAAAAGACCATATGCGCAAGGAAATTGCAAAAGAAGAGGAGAAGCGAGCGGAGAAGAAACGCCTTGAGGagaaggaaaaggaagaagCAGCCAAAGAATTGGAGAAATTAGAAAAACTAAAACGTGAAACTTTGCAGAAGTTGGAGGAAAACGAGAAACAGCCATCGCGATCGCGTGCAGCATCGCCCGCCTCGGATTCCGGCCAGAGTGCCCATGGTGACGATAGTGGGAAATCGTCACGCAAGCGGAAACGATCCGACAGACAGAAGAAGAGTAAAAAACGTTCACGATCGTCATCCCGTTCATCTTCATCACGGTCCGCAGCAGATTGA
- the LOC119651086 gene encoding peptidyl-prolyl cis-trans isomerase G isoform X2, which produces MTISPSATAAAAEEPPPRIRCFFDVSLGGLNAGRIVFELYPDVAPKTVENFRCLCTGEKGIGATTEKPLHYKNVIFHRVVKDFMIQGGDFSAGNGTGGESIYGGTFEDESFVLKHEKPFLLSMANRGKNTNGSQFFITTQPAPHLDNVHVVFGSVVSGHDLVRQLEQLPVDRNSRPLQDAVITNCGELIRQVKAKKEKKKKRAASEDASSDDEETERKRKKEKKKKKDKKKSKEEHEKEEKPTENEEDLEDGELHPIVSVTKIDPNEIPEVSNKFLMRTDKEEAKVDDKDIKKKDRRRDRDRDREGSRDRGRRESNRGFGWSKRRVPISRSGRNMKGRGLFRYRTPSRSRSRSFTPPHWRQAQKRTIKLSDLEKIEDEKRLREEEIKRREIERKKRHEELARDSKKSFFELSQENSYSTKDIKSQSDEKRSVSVEKMDSSRDEAEPNSPCNTSKKLNESVDMNALDYEDQAGSENEEKDANPTERKHLESVTIDPDNNLPEKEKSVERQRKKSRTDEPEKPKSDRKDETRRRSHSRDRSVDNRARRSRSRDRRDRYMYRRPAMRSPRRRNFGNRGNYRFGDRRRFRSRSFERSRIRRSPERRRSRDRDRERRRRSRSRSSRDRDRKRRSTRSRTPSRKRKHDDSPSKQRSRTRSRSRSKSKASDQKPQDRPAETEVQSSPTKQTPESEKERIAREKMMKRAEALQLLKDHMRKEIAKEEEKRAEKKRLEEKEKEEAAKELEKLEKLKRETLQKLEENEKQPSRSRAASPASDSGQSAHGDDSGKSSRKRKRSDRQKKSKKRSRSSSRSSSSRSAAD; this is translated from the exons ATGACAATAAGTCCATCAGCGACGGCGGCCGCGGCCGAGGAACCACCGCCACGAATTCGTTGCTTTTTCGATGTCAGTCTGGGCGGCTTGAATGCCGGTCGAATAGTTTTCGAGCTCTATCCGGACGTAGCACCAAAGACCGTCGAGAATTTCCGATGTTTGTGCACAGGCGAGAAGGGAATCGGCGCGACCACGGAGAAACCCTTGCATTACAAAAATGTGATTTTCCATCGCGTCGTGAAGGATTTCATGATACAGGGAGGCGACTTTTCCGCAGGCAATGGTACCGGGGGTGAATCGATTTATGGCGGAACGTTTGAAG ATGAAAGCTTCGTACTCAAACATGAGAAACCGTTCCTGCTGTCGATGGCGAACCGCGGGAAGAACACCAACGGCTCCCAGTTTTTTAT TACTACACAACCTGCACCTCACCTTGACAA TGTTCATGTTGTTTTCGGGAGTGTCGTATCTGGTCATGATTTAGTACGACAGCTGGAACAATTGCCAGTCGATCGTAACTCGCGTCCTTTGCAAGATGCTGTTATCACCAATTGCGGGGAACTTATCAGACAGGTGAAAG caaaaaaagaaaagaaaaagaaacgtGCGGCATCCGAGGACGCGAGTTCTGATGATGAGGAGACGGAAAGGAAGCgcaagaaggaaaagaagaagaaaaaggataagAAAAAGTCCAAGGAAGA GCATGAGAAAGAAGAGAAACCTACTGAAAACGAAGAGGATTTGGAGGACGGTGAGTTACACCCGATTGTATCGGTTACGAAAATCGATCCAAATGAGATTCCAGAG gtttccaacaaatttctcaTGCGAACTGATAAGGAGGAGGCTAAAGTTGATGACAAAGACATCAAGAAAAAAGATAGACGTCGTGACCGCGATCGAGACAGGGAAGGATCCCGAGATCGCGGCAGGCGTGAATCCAACCGTGGCTTTGGGTGGTCTAAAAGGCGTGTCCCTATTTCGCGAAGCGGCCGAAATATGAAGGGCCGTGGTTTATTC CGCTATCGGACACCATCGCGAAGTCGATCTCGCAGCTTTACACCGCCCCACTGGCGGCAAGCTCAGAAAAGAACAATCAAGCTCTCAGACCTAGAAAAGATCGAGGACGAAAAGCGTTTGCGTGAAGAGGAAATAAAGCGGCGTGAAATAGAGCGAAAGAAACGCCACGAAGAACTAGCGCGCGACTCGAAAAAGTCATTCTTTGAACTCTCCCAGGAAAATAGTTACTCAACGAAAGACATAAAGTCACAGTCGGACGAAAAACGAAGTGTGTCCGTGGAAAAAATGGACAGTTCTCGTGATGAGGCTGAGCCAAACTCTCCTTGTAATACttcaaagaagttgaacgaatcTGTAGATATGAATGCATTAGACTATGAGGACCAAGCAGGAAGTGAGAATGAGGAAAAAGATGCAAATCCGACTGAAAGAAAACACTTAGAATCTGTAACGATTGACCCGGACAATAATTTGCCTGAGAAGGAGAAATCGGTGGAAAGACAAAGGAAGAAGTCGCGAACTGATGAACCGGAAAAGCCCAAGTCGGACCGAAAGGACGAAACTCGACGTCGTTCGCATTCTCGGGACCGTTCAGTCGACAATCGAGCCCGGCGCTCTCGATCTAGAGATCGTCGCGATCGTTATATGTACCGTCGTCCGGCCATGCGATCACCTCGTCGTCGAAACTTTGGCAATCGCGGTAATTATCGTTTCGGAGATCGCCGTCGGTTCCGATCTCGTTCATTTGAACGTTCTCGAATACGTCGCTCGCCAGAACGACGTCGTTCACGTGATCGCGACCGTGAGCGTCGTCGTCGAAGTCGCTCTCGCTCATCTCGTGATCGTGATCGTAAACGCAGATCAACTCGATCTCGTACTCCCTCACGAAAACGCAAACATGACGATTCGCCATCCAAACAGCGATCCCGCACTCGATCTCGTTCGCGTTCAAAATCAAAGGCGTCGGATCAAAAGCCTCAGGATCGTCCTGCTGAAACGGAAGTCCAATCATCGCCTACAAAACAGACCCCGGAAAGCGAAAAGGAACGAATTGCTCGAGAGAAGATGATGAAGCGAGCGGAAGCGCTACAATTACTAAAAGACCATATGCGCAAGGAAATTGCAAAAGAAGAGGAGAAGCGAGCGGAGAAGAAACGCCTTGAGGagaaggaaaaggaagaagCAGCCAAAGAATTGGAGAAATTAGAAAAACTAAAACGTGAAACTTTGCAGAAGTTGGAGGAAAACGAGAAACAGCCATCGCGATCGCGTGCAGCATCGCCCGCCTCGGATTCCGGCCAGAGTGCCCATGGTGACGATAGTGGGAAATCGTCACGCAAGCGGAAACGATCCGACAGACAGAAGAAGAGTAAAAAACGTTCACGATCGTCATCCCGTTCATCTTCATCACGGTCCGCAGCAGATTGA